In Epinephelus fuscoguttatus linkage group LG6, E.fuscoguttatus.final_Chr_v1, the DNA window CAAAGCTGCCCTCATTCTTCAGGCCTGTCAGCGCTGCCCTCTAGTGTTAGCAGGCTGTATCCTGTTCAGAGGAAGGTGAGCTGACATTTGGACTGAATCCACCTGACATTGCTGTGGGATAGTTTCTGTAAATAACAGgttttgaaatctgccttttcTCCGCAGAGTTGTGAGCACACAGATGTCTCCAGAGCTCACAATGAAGGTGATGGTTCATGAGAGTGAAACATACACCAAGGTAGGACCAAATGCCATCCTAAAGCTTTTTTCACCAAGGGGGCTCCCAACAACTGTTCATAAAGCACTTGAAAGTGTTTACTTATAATTAGTCCAATTTTTTATGCACTCACTTTAATTGACCTACATAGGGGAATGGAATAATAAAACTTATTTTGCTGAGAACTAGCAAAGAACCCTTTAAAAGGCCGCATAGAGACATTGAAACCCAATTTGGTAACCAGTAATTTGGACTACAAGTGTTTCcccttacattttaacaaagaCATAATGTAGGAGTAGATTTACATTTAACTAGCTGCCAGTTAGCTTAGATACTGGAAACAGTTGGCCCACCAGCCCCACTAAAGCACATTAATTGACATGTTATGTATATCTTGTTTGTATAATCTGAAAACCAGAGATACTCACTTTATTGCCAGTGGGCCAGATAGGGTGCCGAGTGGCCCACCGACAATTTTCAcaattaacaataaaaataaatggattcacgatagaatttttttttttttttttttttttaaattttttttttaaataatttttgaataatttatatattaaatattaatgtttgtttttgtctggcCCCTTGCCTCCTATCATTGTGCAAAAGTGGTCCTGAGGCAAATCAAGTTGTGTATCACTGCTGTTCAAAAcccaaagtgtaaaaacaaagttGCCATTTTATTGGAGTCATGTGCCAGACTGTTTCTTCAGAGTTGATGCTAGGTGGATTTTGTACCCAGGTacagagccaggccagctgtttccccttgtttccaAGGCTATTAAATATAAAGCTAAGACAAAGAGTCATATTGCATCATATCATTGGGGTACGTCTTGTATGCGCTTACCCAAacagtaaatggtaaatggacttgcacttgtatatTTTCTAGTCTTCCAGCTACTCAAAGCACTCTTTACGCTACGAATcgcattcacccattcacatacattcacatacattcacacactggtggccgaggctactaTACAAATTGCCACCTGCTACTCGGTTTTTACACACTCAATTTGGGGTTCaatatcttgcccaaggatacttttaCATGTGGACAGAAGGAGCCGGGGATTGAGCTGTGGATTTTccaattagtggatgacccgctctacctcttgagccacagccacccagCAGACTCAAAAGCTGGCACACTATCATATACTGCATTTACATAACTGTGAATTTGGAGGTCAGCGCTCAGAATGACATCACACCTGAGTTGACTGTGTTCCAGTACAACAAGTCCAAAAGCCAAGCTGTTGTTAGCATTGCCAGTTCTAGCCAGGTTAGCCATTCTTAGCAATACCAGTTTCTCACAACTCATTATGCTGTATTTTGTGCATAGAAGaggtgacagagacagaggtgcTAATAAATTGCATATTACAACAGCTTTTCAGCTGTTGATGTGCgaagcagccatcttggattgtGAGGTTTGGGTTTTGAGGTTCCTCTAACTTTCTGAGCTGGAAATCCGACTTCAGGTGGCGTTCTAGATGAAATTTCTGTCTGCTGTAACCCTCCAACATCACAGCTCCAGTTACACTGCACATGTGACATACCCTTTAGCTTCCATGGGGTCAAAGACCGTGTCCCAGCTTTCATTTAATAGCCTTGGCTTTATCCAGTCTTTACGTTAGGCTAAGCTGGTTAGGCTAAGCTGGTTTCAGCTCCACATTTATTGTGTGAGACTTTGTGTttaccaaaatgttgaactattatatgtattatatattcCTTTAACAGAAAAAGTCTAAAGCTAGTCTTTCAATTTTGATTCAGACCCAGAGACCAAATGGACCAAATACCTTCAGCTCATTTGGTGATGCTGTCAGCTCCACCACTGTGTTCCTGACCCTGTCTGAACTCCAGTACCTGCAATCGGCCCCTGTGGACAAAGATTTTAGGTAGTGTCTTCCTTCACTGCAACAGAACACGTATATAACTTACACAGGCTCTTTAAACAAGATGTTTGTGTAACATTTCCGACTCAAACTGTTTTCCGCCCTCCAGTTCTCAGTCTTCTTCTCTCAAAGACACCCCCCCAAGGAAGACCCGCCTGTCAAGAACGCTATCAGACACTCCCTCCACTGAGTCAGAGCCGTCCTATCTAGGTTCCTCCCTGTCTCCCCAGAAGGTGTCCTTCAGCCCCCGCTTATTAGAAAGCTCTGTGTCCAGCCCAGATCCATCACAGAGCACCAGCAGTCCACTCAGCCCCTCACAGGAGTCACTTGAGCCTCCTTTCTCAAATGGAAAACACTCCCCTGAAGCTGAGGAAGAAGCGCTGGAGGAGTCACATTATCACAGTTTTCACAGCAACGAAGGCAGAGGCAGTGCTATACATAACGAGGAAGACAGCTCAGTGTTTGGAGGAAACTCCCCTCTGAACGGAGGTGGAGGCGGAGGAGATGGAGACACAGCTTGTGGGACAGTGTTTGACTTCAGAGGGGCTGGGTCTGGGGAAGTGGCCCCACGTGACGATAAGTATTTGGGAGAATCCAGCATAGGTGGCTGTGGGAGAGATCGAGGCCAAAAGGCTGCGCCGCAAGATCCTCCCGTTTGCTTTAGTGCTTTGGACATCCCAGAGGAATGCCCTCTGATTCCCATGACGCTGTACCTGCACCGGGTAAAAGGCTTAGTGCTGGCTCTGCTGGTGGAGCCACACTTCTTGAGTGACTCGGCGTCCATGGAAGAAGTGGTGAGAAACAATGGGAACCCAGCTAATAAGTGGGGGTCCTCTCATTTTTGTCACATTACGATACTGAAAGTTTGGCTTTTGCAATTGCTAACACATGGCTCTTCCTTTATTGTTTGTGTCTAGTACCACAGCAGCCTGGCGTCACTCAATGGATTGGAGGCCCATTTGAGGACCATCTCTCCAGGGGCCCCGGGCGCTCCAGGACCCTACATCTTTGCCCATTTTGACTGCATTCAGAGCACACTGACAAGTATGGCTCCCATAACACTGACCTATCTCCCCTCTGCATTCACTCTTTGACTCTCTTTGCATTTATCTTACTTGCTTTGCATCTTATTTGCTTTTCTGACATCTCTGGTAATTCTGTCTTTTCCAGTTTCCCAGCTTTGCTCTAGAGTGAGTATCTTCTGCCTCACTATTTCCTGGGAACTGGGGAGGGTGGGGGTTTGGTAGTTTGTATTTGTCTTTGCATGAGCTAACAGCTAATTAGTAAGATCGTGATTGTCAGCATTCCTTTGTGCAGCAGGCACGCATGTCCAGCGTCATGTGCCACTGTGGTACTGAGCCTCTTCTGATTGTGTCTCTGCAGCCAACCTGTCTGGTCGACCAGGGGGAGCCCCGGAGCGGCCTTTTGTGAGAGCCACATCACTTCTTCACTCGCATTTCTGTAAcactgaaactctgcaggaggCTATTATCAGGTCAGTACTGCAGTCacgtgatgatgatggtggtttGGGGGGGTTTCTGGTGCCTTTCATGGCTCCTTGAGTAGAAGTCGGGGGTTGGGGTTGGATCTGTCAGTTCATCCTGTCTTGTCACCACATCCCATCTAAATGTTCTTCCTCTACTTGTGCAGATCACACTCCCAACAACTCACATTTGCTGGGAAACAAAGTTCTGTTGCTATATGTCTTCCTAATGTCACTTTGCTCTTTTGTGTTGCATGTCATCGTCCTACATacttgaaatgtaaatgtgacattttcaccGCAGGAGTGCTGGAGCTGCTGTGTATGGAACCCGCAGCGTGGCCCAGGAAACTTACTACCAGCAGCACGGGGGATCGCTGAGGAACTCTGGAATCCCTAACCACCAGGACAGTGCTTTCTCGCTGCCCAGCAAGGCCCGACACAGACTACTGAAACACGGGGTTAACCTGCTCTGAACGTGAAGGTCGCTTTGTCTTATGATATGAAGAGCTGCACTGTGAGTGacctaaaaacaaacagagagcaTTTGAGAATGTGAAAGCTTTCTGCTGTGGTTTACTCATTCCCACAGCAGATAGTGACGTTAGCATGTGAAACCTTATGGTACTCATATTAATAGCAGAACTTTAACTTTGTCTCATTTTTATGGATGGCAGAGATGGTGGCTGgtaaaggttttgttttgtaatgtaAGTTTTGTTTACACTGAGGTTTTAGTCATAGTTTAATCATTTTCCATGCCTTTTAGGTACTATTTGTCCACATTTCATTTCTGTTACGCTTAAACACATCACCTTTTATATCTTGTGGCACAACTTTGCTCCTGTCAACACGCTGCACTCATTTTGCAACCTTTTCTTTTACATATATTTTCCATTCAGTCATGTCCCCAGTGCAGCGAAAGTAATTCCTCTTacttgtatttattcatttaatttagaCTAAAACAAGATTTAATCTTTGTACCATAACTTCATGCACTTGTACAGAATCATGCTTTCCTttgctgcacacactgcaaacagtatTGGTGtattaaacacatttataaaataatctaaaataGTGTTTATAAAAttgtatatttatttcaaatcagGTGTTTAGtagcattaaatgtgttatttaacTATTTGGCTGTTAGATCAGGTTTTTTAGAAAGTGTCATTTGTTTAAAAAGTCTGTATTGTAAGCACGCTGGGAAGAGACACACTGTGATATACTGTGGTGCATCATTAgtggaaattaaatgaataCATGAGCCTCTCAGTGTTGAGTCTTGCGAGCTACTTTTGTGAACGCTTGTTTAAAACCACAGGGGCTACACTGCCTTATTAGGGCCATCAGCAGCCTGCATGTGACCCTGCAATCTGCCCACATTGTTTTCCACCTCAGGCTTAACGCCTCGTTTCGAAATGGTTACAAGTGGCCCGCAGAAGGACGTGCGCAAAGCTATTTGGAGGGCCAAACACATGCTCGTAAAATGATATTATTCACCTTCTGTCCGAATGTTTCTGCGCGGTGTGTGTTGTAAATAAGATGGTTCTTGATGTCCCAGATATGGAGTCATTAGAGTCATTAGCTAAGTAGATGAATTTGAATGGTTGGGGTCGGCGCTCTTCGGGGCGCCTCATTATGCAAGCGCATTGAAAGGAAGCAGTGGGGGTGCAAATTGATGGTTGAGGGCTCCAACAAAAAGAGGGGCAGGGTCTGTGAGGAGGGTCAGGATTCAAATTCTAAGTGGTAAGATGTCCCTATTGTCAGCGGGGTATataggagacagagagagagagagttggcGCAACAGAGACGCTGCTCGTTATCCATCAGTGAAGATCCTGAAGTTGGAAATATCACCATGGCCTCCTCGCACTGCATTTGGATTGCTTTATTTCTTCTGTCGGCGTTGACAAGTGACATCAGAGTATTTGGTCGTGCAGTAGACACGCTGGGATTTCTGTCAAAGTCGGTGGAGGCTGCACATGTATCCTCCGGATCCACTTTACGCACGGACGCTTTAAGGCGATGGAGGCGCGGGATTACGGAGACGCACCGGGAGCGGTGCGCGGAGCTGGCGGTCCCTTGGCTGGAAAACGCACGACAAGCTCCTGAGGATCATGCAACGCTGTTGCAGCTCCGTGTTCGGCCTTTTTCCCTGGGGGCCTCACAGGGCCTGGTATTCCCAGGGAAATATCTTTTCAGCTTTGTCCGCCGGGTTTACCACTGCTGTCAAGACGGACTAAACTGCAGGAGCGTAAAGGGAATTCAAGGTCGCCTGAGAGGAGGTAAGACAAAGTAGTCTCAGCTGAAACATATACTGTGTAATTAAGTTTTTTCCCCCTACACTACAACTGAATTTTGTTGGATGTGTTGCGTTGGTCATGATGATTTACAAGGAGGGGCCCCTGATGGGCTCCAGAGCTCAGAAAAAGTGAAGATCCAGTTTATTTTACCTGTGATTTAATTCTGCTAAATGTAACTCACTGCCACATATACATGTAGTTATTGTAACCACAGAAGCTGGTGTCTTCACAACTGGACTTGAGGCCTGTAGATGACAATCCAGAGAGGGTTGAAAGGGCAAACCTCCAAACTTTGGAGAAGAGTCTTCAAGAAGTTATCATTTTAACTTACATTCAGTCTGTCATGTACACTCATTAAGTTTCAAGATATCTACGGCAAGATGTGTGGAATACAAATTGTAATACAGAAAAAGAGAAGCTTTGCTTATTGAAAGTACATTTAGAATCAAATTGACTTAAATTCCCTTTAGCCCATTCAGTTAACATGCACAttatttcacagtaaaataTGCAGCCATATGCAAACATATATATTTGGTGCTAATAGAGTGACACGGTGCAGGAATGTCATAAGCCATAGAACTAAAAGCCGATGTGCTTGAAAAGCACTTTGGAGAACGTTAATGGCCTGATTAATGCAGCTGTATAGAGGACAGTGTTATCTGCATACAAATGAGTCTTAGCTGGCTTAATGTTCCCTCCAAGAGGTGTTGAGATACCCTGCTGACAGATTAACAAGGTATTAGGAGTGAAAACATGACCTCTGTGCTGGAGATCCTACTCTGATCCCTGGAATTTATCAAACCagagtgtgacgtgtgtgtatgtgctgctCTGTGACAGGAAAAGCTCAGTCTTATAACTGCACTGTGACGACAGACTCCTGACTGCCTCTTCTTCTCCACAGGCACGGATGTGGAGTTTCTCCTCACCAGAGAGATTTTATCGTTGACGATCGTAAGAGCCGAGCTTCACCTCCAACTCTCAAACCCACAACATCTGGATATCCATCCTGTGCTTCTATATATGGCAAAGCGAGACCATCCTACAAGGTAAAAACTTGATAGGATCTTTTAATGATTTCCTGTTTTACAGAAAGTCCTCATTTCACCCTGAGAGcctccaaaaacaaaagaattaaCTGGTGGCCTGGTTGTAACCCTGTCGTCTCTCGCCTCCTTTAGGTACAGTTTGTGGTCACGGGGCAACACAGTGGAGCTGAGAGTGGATCTGCTGTTCCTTTTCCAGAGTCTGCAGGAGGTGGCAGGTGGTGCTGGAGGGGGTCCCAGCTTGGTGAACATGCGGCGGGTGGTGTCTTCTTCCAGGGGGTACCCACAAGGGGAAAAGCCTGCTTCTGGGGCCCTGCAGGACGCTAATGGTGATGTGTGGGGGGATGGGGCTGCCAGCACACTGACTGCTCAGGAGCTGGGCCTGGTCCTGGGCTGCAGTCAGGCTGGATCAGCGGTGTCCTGTGGAACTGGTGGCGTGCACCTCTTACACACACCTTTCATGGCTGTGTACTACAGGTGAAGGCAAACTGAGACTGGACTTCTCTGCATGGACACATCTCACCTGTCTAATCTTTTCTAACTCAAAAGACACACAACCTCAAAGCTTACACGGAAATGATGCACTTCAATGTCAAATctattaatttatattttttgtaaaatatatatatgtatgtaaagaGTGAATATGATATACTGTGACTTTATGGAGTCATTCTTTGGTTATTAAAGCTTGATCTAACAGTTGCTCGTGACATCAAGTGTGTGGCCGTTTCTGTTGGTGGACTTTGTTCAGCTGTGTTCCTCTTTTGGATATTCTGTCCCGACACCTTTCAGATATGCAGTTCTATTTTAAGAGGTTTTCACAGTTGGTGGTAAAAGGTGGAAGAAACAACACCTGGACAAACAAAGGGCCTGTACATGTGCTGTGACCCTGCTCAACTTAGCTGTGGCTACTAGAGTTTTGTGGTATTTCAGCATTCGTGTACTTCCAAGATGCTTCACACTTCAGATGCTGTATATTCACAGGCACAGCACTTGTTACAAGACAACTCAAAGTCAACACAAGATACTGTTAAAGGTACAGCTCGACctgaaatcaaaaatacatgtttttgatgttacctgtggtgctattcctcagtctagattgttttggtgtgagttgccgagtgtatCGGCTGTGAAGATGTCTGCCCTCATTTGAATATactggaactagatggcactgggCTTGTGTGCTCTGATAAAAAGTGGTGGGTATAGTTCAGTAgggagaaaatagttcctacatgaaactgctcacaaggtcCGTGGATTATCTTGCGTAACTAGGTCAAAATTTCTGGTAAGAGACAtctctgttgagtttttaagCCTCCATACTTCTGAGGTATTACGTTTATATTTTTCTGTATGCGATATCTCAAGCACACCTTAAGggcacttggactca includes these proteins:
- the hps4 gene encoding Hermansky-Pudlak syndrome 4 protein, which codes for MAELISPDSRRCNYFFLYDGSMVKGEGDPTREGICYFYPEETPLDKQELLCGQLAGAGRCVSELSSSPVRILRLRRTKFAIRMKDDFFWALGCSVEVPTVSVCELLDQLIDLFCFYNGSVRQSYQLNSQEALAARWAQYLSHLRSGSSELHHIFSCLRTIDSTNVDPLLLLKAALILQACQRCPLVLAGCILFRGRVVSTQMSPELTMKVMVHESETYTKTQRPNGPNTFSSFGDAVSSTTVFLTLSELQYLQSAPVDKDFSSQSSSLKDTPPRKTRLSRTLSDTPSTESEPSYLGSSLSPQKVSFSPRLLESSVSSPDPSQSTSSPLSPSQESLEPPFSNGKHSPEAEEEALEESHYHSFHSNEGRGSAIHNEEDSSVFGGNSPLNGGGGGGDGDTACGTVFDFRGAGSGEVAPRDDKYLGESSIGGCGRDRGQKAAPQDPPVCFSALDIPEECPLIPMTLYLHRVKGLVLALLVEPHFLSDSASMEEVYHSSLASLNGLEAHLRTISPGAPGAPGPYIFAHFDCIQSTLTTNLSGRPGGAPERPFVRATSLLHSHFCNTETLQEAIIRSAGAAVYGTRSVAQETYYQQHGGSLRNSGIPNHQDSAFSLPSKARHRLLKHGVNLL
- the si:ch211-170d8.2 gene encoding uncharacterized protein si:ch211-170d8.2; its protein translation is MASSHCIWIALFLLSALTSDIRVFGRAVDTLGFLSKSVEAAHVSSGSTLRTDALRRWRRGITETHRERCAELAVPWLENARQAPEDHATLLQLRVRPFSLGASQGLVFPGKYLFSFVRRVYHCCQDGLNCRSVKGIQGRLRGGTDVEFLLTREILSLTIVRAELHLQLSNPQHLDIHPVLLYMAKRDHPTRYSLWSRGNTVELRVDLLFLFQSLQEVAGGAGGGPSLVNMRRVVSSSRGYPQGEKPASGALQDANGDVWGDGAASTLTAQELGLVLGCSQAGSAVSCGTGGVHLLHTPFMAVYYR